A single Kitasatospora kifunensis DNA region contains:
- a CDS encoding S1C family serine protease: protein MNTEYEIGSTGQRGEQPGGTGEPGGAQSAGESRPAPAFARPSGQGPEPFPAPDGRAAEPAPATQAVAEQSASPYAVPVPPFGPDQVTGTAAHAEHCPFDAAPPLGGGWGPGPGEPSAPVKPPGQSPKKRGGLVTLAAAVALVTGVLGGVIGTTLNGDSPISLSSGSSHSSTTTTASDNVKALSRVPDSIAGIAAKALPGTVTIKADGSQESGTGTGWIFDTEGHVITNNHVVAPAQGGGKLTVKFSDGSECPASVVGQAKGYDIAVLKLYNPPAGKLVPLPLGDSDKVAVGDAAIAIGAPYDLESTVTSGIISAKNRPVASSDERGVQASYMNALQTDASINPGNSGGPLLNANGQVIGIDSAIESNSNGSGRAGSIGLGFAIPINQAKRVAQMLIQTGIPVYPILGMLRNDQYSGDGAQIATNGIQDTPAVTPGGPADQAGLKPGDVITKLGDVLIDNGPALVSEIWTHTPGDKIPVQYTRNGQTMTTTVTLGSRTGDQI from the coding sequence GTGAACACCGAGTACGAGATTGGGTCCACCGGCCAGCGGGGAGAGCAGCCCGGCGGCACCGGTGAGCCAGGTGGCGCGCAGTCGGCCGGTGAGTCGCGACCGGCCCCCGCGTTCGCTAGACCAAGCGGCCAGGGGCCCGAGCCGTTCCCGGCGCCGGATGGGCGAGCCGCTGAGCCCGCTCCCGCCACGCAGGCCGTGGCCGAGCAGTCGGCCAGCCCGTATGCCGTGCCGGTACCGCCGTTCGGCCCCGACCAGGTCACCGGTACCGCCGCGCACGCCGAGCACTGCCCGTTCGACGCAGCCCCCCCGCTCGGCGGTGGCTGGGGTCCTGGCCCGGGCGAGCCCAGTGCGCCGGTCAAACCCCCCGGCCAGTCGCCGAAGAAACGCGGCGGGCTGGTCACGCTGGCCGCCGCCGTGGCGCTGGTCACGGGTGTGCTCGGCGGGGTGATCGGCACCACGCTCAACGGCGACTCGCCCATCTCGCTCTCCTCCGGCAGCAGCCACAGCAGCACCACGACCACGGCGAGCGACAACGTCAAGGCCCTCAGCCGGGTGCCCGACTCGATCGCCGGGATTGCCGCCAAGGCGCTGCCCGGCACCGTCACCATCAAGGCCGACGGCAGCCAGGAGTCCGGCACCGGCACCGGCTGGATCTTCGACACCGAGGGCCATGTCATCACCAACAACCACGTGGTGGCCCCGGCCCAGGGTGGCGGCAAGCTGACCGTCAAGTTCTCCGATGGCTCCGAGTGCCCCGCCTCGGTGGTTGGCCAGGCCAAGGGCTACGACATCGCGGTGCTCAAGCTCTACAATCCGCCGGCCGGCAAACTCGTCCCGCTCCCGCTGGGCGACTCCGACAAGGTCGCGGTCGGCGACGCGGCGATCGCCATCGGCGCGCCGTACGACCTGGAGAGCACCGTCACCTCCGGCATCATCAGCGCCAAGAACCGCCCGGTCGCCTCCAGCGACGAGAGGGGCGTGCAGGCCTCGTACATGAACGCGCTGCAGACCGACGCCTCGATCAACCCGGGCAACTCCGGCGGCCCGCTGCTCAACGCCAACGGCCAGGTAATCGGCATCGACTCCGCGATCGAGTCCAACTCCAACGGCAGCGGCCGGGCCGGCAGCATCGGCCTCGGCTTCGCGATCCCGATCAACCAGGCCAAGCGGGTGGCCCAGATGTTGATCCAGACCGGCATCCCGGTCTACCCGATCCTCGGCATGCTGCGGAACGACCAGTACTCCGGCGACGGCGCCCAGATCGCCACCAACGGCATCCAGGACACCCCGGCGGTCACCCCCGGCGGCCCGGCCGACCAGGCCGGCCTCAAGCCCGGCGACGTGATCACCAAACTCGGCGACGTCCTGATCGACAACGGCCCGGCCCTGGTCAGCGAAATCTGGACGCACACCCCCGGCGACAAGATCCCGGTCCAGTACACCCGCAACGGCCAGACCATGACCACCACAGTCACCCTGGGCAGCCGCACCGGCGACCAGATCTGA
- a CDS encoding RICIN domain-containing protein: MMRLSSTLRRCSAVLAAGALLLVAPAPASAAAGGNVYFNWQIPSAPAAGLTNITFPVTVNPASNHLDGIYFAQQFTFNGLGGYIGLQPRADSSGSERLHATFSVFASSGAPGSYGNTPSTDPNCKPGADTAAGASCAVEFNAVYGHPYNLTVQLTGANTWTGTATDTVTNVSTHIGTWSVPATAGFLAPSYAGFIEDYLSVTSCATTPLADGVFAGPTTTDGGGLAGSVTMQNPPEGGSACTGQANLQSQAVGSGQHIVRGTTGSPSPLTGAGSGLCLGAPNPNAWGTQTNIEVCNAAGTQQWAFLPDSSASTGSVPTTALNAQSGVIQGSLQLLGTDSSGNRLCLDDNAGTAPGTAVTTWNCDTTNANANEQWSLYPDGSIHSVASGLCLDVSGGAVAAGSLVDLWNCTGNSSQRWVR; the protein is encoded by the coding sequence ATGATGCGTCTATCGTCAACTCTGCGCCGCTGCAGTGCTGTTCTCGCGGCCGGGGCGCTGCTGCTCGTAGCCCCCGCGCCCGCGTCGGCCGCTGCCGGCGGAAACGTGTACTTCAACTGGCAGATCCCCAGCGCCCCCGCCGCAGGGCTGACCAACATCACCTTTCCCGTGACGGTGAATCCGGCCAGCAACCACCTCGACGGGATCTATTTCGCCCAGCAGTTCACCTTCAACGGCCTGGGCGGATACATCGGGCTCCAGCCCAGGGCCGACAGCAGCGGCAGCGAGCGTCTGCACGCCACCTTCTCGGTCTTCGCCTCCTCCGGCGCGCCCGGCAGCTACGGCAACACGCCCAGCACCGATCCCAACTGCAAGCCGGGCGCCGATACCGCTGCGGGTGCCTCCTGCGCGGTCGAGTTCAACGCCGTGTACGGTCACCCCTACAACCTGACCGTCCAGCTGACCGGTGCCAACACCTGGACCGGCACGGCGACCGACACCGTCACCAACGTCTCCACCCACATCGGCACATGGTCGGTGCCGGCCACAGCCGGCTTCCTCGCCCCGTCGTACGCCGGCTTCATCGAGGACTACCTGAGTGTCACCAGCTGCGCCACGACTCCTCTCGCCGACGGTGTTTTCGCCGGCCCCACGACCACCGACGGAGGTGGCCTGGCCGGAAGCGTGACGATGCAGAACCCGCCCGAGGGTGGCAGCGCCTGCACCGGCCAGGCCAATCTCCAGAGTCAGGCCGTGGGGTCGGGCCAGCACATCGTGCGCGGGACCACCGGCAGCCCCTCCCCCCTCACCGGCGCGGGGTCGGGTCTGTGTCTGGGAGCCCCCAACCCGAACGCCTGGGGGACCCAGACGAACATCGAGGTCTGCAATGCGGCGGGAACCCAGCAGTGGGCGTTCCTGCCGGACTCCTCGGCCTCCACCGGTTCCGTGCCCACCACCGCGCTGAACGCCCAGAGCGGCGTGATCCAGGGTTCGCTCCAGCTCCTCGGCACGGACAGCTCAGGCAACCGGCTGTGCCTGGACGACAACGCCGGGACCGCCCCCGGCACCGCGGTGACCACCTGGAACTGCGATACGACCAACGCCAATGCCAACGAGCAGTGGTCCCTGTACCCGGACGGGAGCATCCACAGCGTGGCCTCCGGGCTGTGCCTGGACGTCAGCGGCGGCGCGGTCGCCGCCGGCTCGCTGGTCGACCTGTGGAACTGCACGGGCAACAGCAGCCAACGATGGGTGCGCTGA
- a CDS encoding RICIN domain-containing protein, with the protein MINQAIRSPLLRMAITVAVAFIAAFGSLLSPFATQYAHAQGGNGSFPVSISFNDVNNIVVDSYGAYGDTGEYLDGYPAQGSSNQNFTIYPVGNGMFEIRNFAGWCEWEGQQGNPNYYDTFYRIRPITAGACDASNLSASANNSADLWYLKPMRGGSSNVYKIANVHDGQCMDLAEGDYSTTSQAQWLDMWGCKAPSDGGDNQEVAIVGAGSASTGSPSFMNLDNLAAVYAMYVCQSDLQACQLNTTSISNPQTGQPVCVLDQGVSGAGSSFNYTYTAYTGSSTMVGSTVTTGITSTVSFGFQLGNPETGNSFSAQVQQEFSQTWASETQVTKSSQNQYSESFTAAPAPGGEYGWVVLVPTVQVITGNFTFNPGSWDQWTYGSGSSVTVQEPGAVPQVLINYSSRECDGYPSANPLTAYGQLTAA; encoded by the coding sequence ATGATCAACCAAGCCATCAGAAGCCCTCTGCTGCGCATGGCCATTACAGTGGCGGTCGCATTCATTGCCGCTTTCGGCTCCCTACTAAGCCCGTTCGCCACACAATACGCACACGCGCAGGGAGGCAACGGATCATTCCCGGTGTCGATCTCGTTCAACGACGTGAATAATATCGTGGTCGACTCTTACGGAGCTTACGGAGATACTGGTGAGTATCTCGACGGCTACCCTGCTCAGGGGAGCAGTAACCAAAACTTCACTATCTACCCAGTTGGCAACGGAATGTTCGAGATCAGAAACTTCGCCGGCTGGTGCGAATGGGAAGGCCAACAGGGCAACCCGAACTACTACGACACGTTCTACCGAATTCGGCCGATCACCGCCGGGGCATGCGATGCTTCCAACCTGAGCGCCAGTGCTAACAATAGCGCTGACCTCTGGTACCTCAAGCCTATGCGCGGTGGCAGCTCGAATGTGTACAAGATCGCGAACGTCCATGACGGTCAGTGCATGGACCTGGCTGAGGGTGACTATTCAACCACCAGCCAGGCCCAGTGGCTCGACATGTGGGGATGCAAGGCCCCCAGCGATGGTGGTGACAATCAGGAGGTAGCCATCGTCGGCGCAGGCAGCGCAAGTACTGGCAGCCCAAGCTTTATGAACCTTGATAACTTGGCGGCCGTGTATGCGATGTACGTATGCCAGAGCGATCTGCAGGCCTGCCAACTAAATACCACGAGTATCAGCAACCCCCAAACTGGGCAGCCTGTCTGTGTCCTGGATCAGGGCGTCTCCGGCGCCGGAAGCAGCTTCAATTACACATACACGGCTTATACGGGCAGCTCGACCATGGTGGGAAGTACCGTAACAACAGGAATCACAAGCACCGTTTCGTTCGGTTTCCAACTCGGGAATCCGGAGACAGGTAACTCATTCTCCGCTCAGGTCCAGCAGGAGTTCAGTCAGACATGGGCATCCGAAACCCAGGTGACGAAAAGTAGTCAAAATCAGTACTCCGAGAGCTTTACCGCCGCGCCTGCTCCGGGCGGCGAGTACGGGTGGGTCGTTCTGGTTCCGACTGTGCAGGTCATCACTGGCAACTTCACATTCAACCCGGGCAGTTGGGACCAGTGGACGTACGGTTCGGGCTCGTCAGTGACAGTTCAAGAGCCAGGCGCCGTTCCGCAGGTATTGATTAACTACTCGAGCAGGGAGTGTGACGGTTACCCGAGCGCCAACCCTCTGACTGCGTACGGCCAGCTCACCGCAGCGTAG
- a CDS encoding glycosyltransferase has product MTRVMDADGRLPKDAVDEVLPLFDDPPVGGVQLTARIRNRTSWLTMLQNMEFWAPSAICQFARAATATVSLAGNGQFTRLKHACP; this is encoded by the coding sequence GTGACCCGCGTCATGGACGCCGATGGCCGCCTGCCCAAGGACGCGGTCGACGAAGTGCTCCCACTGTTCGACGACCCGCCGGTGGGGGGAGTTCAACTGACGGCGCGGATACGCAACCGCACCAGCTGGCTCACCATGCTCCAGAACATGGAGTTCTGGGCACCGTCCGCGATCTGCCAGTTCGCCAGAGCCGCCACCGCCACGGTCAGCCTGGCAGGCAACGGCCAGTTCACCCGCCTCAAGCACGCATGTCCGTAG
- a CDS encoding helix-turn-helix transcriptional regulator codes for MPTISWDPDATNAQRAESTARAVLDILAENGPSVGARDGGTDAVHQRAQALALVSQAFAILAVVDENAHMVGAVTSMAELLGEQLAQLGTLICAVSQSPPAVRAPQAAQRPALVPAPLTRREFQVVSLLVRGLTDKEIAAHLVISTRTVEGHVHRILAKLGLTTRTQIATWAVAHCDAPS; via the coding sequence GTGCCGACCATCAGCTGGGATCCGGACGCCACCAACGCGCAGCGAGCCGAGAGCACCGCCCGTGCAGTCCTCGACATCCTCGCCGAAAACGGGCCTTCGGTGGGAGCCCGCGACGGCGGCACGGATGCGGTTCATCAGCGTGCCCAGGCGCTGGCGCTCGTCTCCCAGGCCTTTGCCATCCTGGCCGTCGTAGATGAGAACGCCCACATGGTCGGCGCTGTCACCAGCATGGCTGAGCTGCTGGGCGAGCAGCTCGCCCAGCTCGGTACGTTGATCTGTGCGGTGAGCCAGTCGCCGCCTGCGGTGCGCGCACCGCAGGCGGCGCAGCGCCCGGCCCTGGTACCGGCGCCGCTGACCCGACGCGAGTTCCAGGTCGTCTCACTGCTCGTGCGCGGGCTGACCGACAAGGAGATCGCCGCCCACCTGGTGATCTCCACCCGCACCGTGGAGGGGCATGTCCACCGCATTCTCGCCAAGCTGGGCCTGACCACCCGCACCCAGATCGCCACCTGGGCCGTGGCGCACTGCGATGCGCCGTCTTGA
- a CDS encoding ricin-type beta-trefoil lectin domain protein: MIISWDVRKLPRIAATLAVALIMAMGFAMSPFAAVKAHAAGNCAQRLQCMTLFAMADSYESRVLDYNGGYFADGDASNAPGVYSYSGIGNTNQTFQFNTIYGDGSFSIISNSTGECLLGATPSSYRTYWFQCDGSMSQRWFIEPSPQGGFMIRSLAPGYNYGCLNVTGGTYNAVFKTQDVGVYSCNSGDNNSRWDVFDSAGVYDSELWDLAAQYGNTLCTPSSGGTNSYCKFVVDSKSAQPASAPCVVTDWPAGPGNVPFNFSYTQSFDESQTTGTVNQTNTQVGVSLTLGNTGFENASPISATFSASFGQMWETNYSRTTGTGSSNAVGFTYTSKANVPAWVDYTPVFQYFNGHFVFDAGSWAQWTYASNSTVTAAQSGSGNATGNYWPDDTSTGHTRPSQSCSSITSPPPPPYTAPRGSIADGSGRCVSDNGSLAGGSVTLGGCTTWNVRNNGEVSSSTTGLCLSTYNGGTGNNTTLTTNTCNGSTSPGITAFWHRLDGSIVNPVSARCVDEYYGGNPLELYDCVGNSNQQFPTFPH, from the coding sequence ATGATCATCAGCTGGGACGTACGAAAACTCCCAAGAATCGCGGCAACCCTGGCGGTTGCCCTCATCATGGCGATGGGCTTCGCCATGTCGCCGTTCGCCGCCGTGAAGGCGCACGCTGCCGGAAACTGCGCGCAGCGACTCCAGTGCATGACCCTGTTCGCGATGGCCGACAGCTATGAGAGCCGGGTCCTCGATTACAACGGCGGCTATTTCGCCGATGGCGATGCGAGCAACGCGCCCGGCGTCTACAGCTACAGCGGAATTGGAAATACCAACCAGACTTTCCAGTTCAACACCATCTACGGCGACGGAAGCTTTTCAATCATCAGCAACAGCACCGGAGAGTGCCTTCTCGGAGCGACTCCGAGCAGCTACCGTACCTACTGGTTCCAGTGCGATGGGAGTATGAGCCAGAGGTGGTTCATTGAACCCTCGCCGCAGGGAGGGTTCATGATCAGATCCCTGGCCCCTGGCTACAACTACGGTTGCCTCAATGTGACCGGGGGAACGTACAACGCCGTCTTTAAGACCCAGGATGTCGGCGTATATTCCTGCAACAGCGGGGACAACAACTCCCGTTGGGACGTCTTTGACTCCGCCGGGGTGTATGACTCCGAGCTCTGGGACCTTGCCGCCCAGTACGGCAACACCCTCTGCACACCTTCGAGCGGCGGAACCAACTCGTACTGCAAGTTCGTGGTGGACTCGAAAAGCGCTCAGCCTGCCAGCGCCCCGTGTGTGGTGACGGACTGGCCCGCAGGCCCCGGCAACGTGCCGTTCAACTTCAGCTATACGCAGAGCTTCGATGAGTCGCAAACTACCGGCACGGTCAATCAAACAAACACTCAGGTAGGCGTGTCGCTCACTCTTGGCAACACCGGCTTCGAGAACGCGAGCCCGATCAGTGCAACCTTCTCTGCCAGCTTTGGCCAGATGTGGGAAACGAACTACTCCCGCACCACCGGCACTGGCAGTTCAAACGCGGTCGGTTTCACGTACACTTCGAAGGCTAACGTCCCCGCCTGGGTCGACTACACTCCCGTGTTCCAGTACTTCAACGGGCACTTCGTTTTCGATGCCGGTTCCTGGGCCCAGTGGACCTACGCCTCGAACAGCACCGTGACGGCCGCACAGTCGGGTTCGGGGAACGCGACTGGTAATTACTGGCCAGACGACACCAGCACGGGGCACACCCGTCCGTCGCAGAGCTGCAGCAGCATTACGTCGCCGCCTCCTCCGCCCTACACCGCGCCGCGCGGCTCCATTGCGGACGGCTCGGGCCGCTGCGTGTCAGACAACGGATCCCTTGCCGGGGGTAGCGTTACCCTCGGGGGTTGCACCACCTGGAACGTCCGGAACAACGGAGAGGTCTCCTCCTCCACCACGGGCCTCTGCCTGAGCACCTACAATGGCGGCACGGGAAACAACACGACGCTGACCACCAACACCTGCAACGGCTCCACCTCGCCCGGGATCACGGCTTTCTGGCACCGCCTCGACGGGTCCATCGTCAACCCGGTGTCCGCCAGGTGTGTGGACGAGTACTACGGCGGCAACCCGCTGGAGCTCTACGACTGCGTGGGCAACAGCAACCAGCAGTTCCCGACCTTCCCGCACTGA
- a CDS encoding transposase family protein, protein MTLHQVSGSLCHARLLPVTVLVMQPDVSFWESLVFDGLDGLDVEVVTVAFGTVEVVARGRVAGVACPDRGRFSDRVHDCYERRLKDLPFGGRGVVIRLTVRRFICGVANCPRRTFAEPFTRLTVPHARFTTRLNHVLERVGLALAGRAGARLAAPLGFGAGRMTLLRRVMALPDPQFSTPRVPGVDDFAIRRGQTYSTVLTCGEPHRVVDVLPTREAGPLAGSLIDHPGVEIICRDRAGAYANPRELHQMGEKLQVGRPQNERAALRGDYVRGPPAGAAAPPGARSPARSR, encoded by the coding sequence GTGACGCTTCATCAGGTCTCTGGCAGTCTCTGTCATGCTCGGCTTTTGCCGGTGACGGTACTGGTCATGCAGCCCGATGTATCGTTCTGGGAATCGCTGGTGTTCGATGGTCTCGACGGGTTGGACGTCGAGGTGGTGACGGTTGCGTTCGGCACGGTCGAGGTGGTGGCGAGAGGCCGGGTGGCCGGGGTGGCGTGTCCGGACCGCGGTCGTTTCTCGGACCGCGTACACGACTGCTATGAGCGCAGGTTGAAGGATCTCCCGTTCGGTGGGCGGGGCGTGGTGATCAGGTTGACGGTCCGGCGTTTCATCTGTGGAGTGGCGAACTGTCCGCGCCGTACGTTCGCAGAGCCGTTCACCCGGTTGACCGTCCCGCACGCACGTTTCACCACCCGGCTCAACCACGTCCTGGAGCGAGTTGGGCTCGCGCTGGCCGGGCGGGCCGGCGCCCGGCTGGCCGCCCCGCTGGGCTTCGGCGCGGGAAGGATGACCTTGTTGCGCAGAGTCATGGCGCTTCCCGATCCGCAGTTCAGTACGCCGCGTGTGCCGGGGGTGGACGACTTCGCGATCCGCCGGGGCCAGACCTACTCAACTGTCCTGACCTGTGGAGAACCCCATCGCGTGGTCGATGTGCTCCCGACACGCGAAGCCGGACCTCTGGCCGGGTCGCTGATCGACCACCCGGGTGTGGAGATCATCTGCCGAGACCGGGCCGGCGCCTACGCCAACCCTCGGGAGTTGCATCAGATGGGCGAGAAGTTGCAGGTCGGCAGGCCACAGAACGAACGCGCGGCTCTCCGAGGCGACTACGTAAGAGGACCGCCAGCAGGCGCCGCAGCACCACCCGGCGCGCGGTCGCCGGCTCGCTCCCGATGA
- a CDS encoding DUF397 domain-containing protein — translation MTKHITAPELAGVADWFKSSHSGAGNNCVEVANLSATHQAVAVRDSKDPNGPALLLTAEGFAGLVAFARTSTV, via the coding sequence ATGACCAAGCACATCACCGCACCCGAACTGGCGGGCGTGGCCGACTGGTTCAAGTCGTCCCACAGCGGCGCCGGGAACAACTGCGTCGAGGTCGCCAACCTGAGCGCTACCCACCAGGCCGTGGCCGTACGTGACTCGAAGGACCCCAACGGGCCAGCGCTGCTCCTCACCGCCGAGGGGTTCGCCGGTCTCGTGGCGTTCGCTCGGACGTCCACCGTTTGA
- a CDS encoding helix-turn-helix domain-containing protein: MTLGGKDVAARPRPTARRIELGHELRHLRQQAGITLGDAVKGLSFSETKLQRVETGLQDFRNAGDLRKLLAKYSADDDNIERLVELQRTASRQDWWTPYTTATMASAMPRFLGVESEAQAIRAFHPTAVLGLLQTEDYALALHEIAKPVEEYTTEFVQKSVALRMRRKERLLTPDDPVKLWAILYEPALRYVVGDPDLMRGQYEEITRLAQLDNVTVQILPQSVRGYLALTDFTLLDLGATLPPTVQVDNAGAGMSITDKPRDVGRHQRMFEALSRSALPAESTPQLLHQLTREVTA, translated from the coding sequence ATGACCCTGGGAGGTAAGGACGTGGCAGCACGGCCAAGGCCGACAGCACGGCGTATCGAACTGGGGCACGAGCTCCGGCACTTGCGCCAGCAAGCCGGTATCACGCTCGGGGACGCCGTGAAAGGGCTGAGCTTCAGCGAGACCAAGTTGCAGAGGGTCGAAACGGGGTTGCAGGACTTCCGCAACGCCGGGGACCTGCGCAAGCTGCTCGCCAAGTACAGCGCCGATGACGACAACATCGAACGCCTGGTGGAACTCCAGCGCACCGCTTCACGGCAGGACTGGTGGACGCCCTACACCACCGCGACGATGGCCTCCGCCATGCCGCGCTTCCTCGGTGTCGAGTCCGAGGCGCAGGCGATCCGGGCCTTCCACCCCACTGCGGTCCTCGGTCTGCTGCAGACCGAGGACTACGCGCTGGCCCTACACGAGATCGCCAAACCGGTCGAGGAATACACCACGGAGTTCGTCCAGAAGAGCGTGGCGCTGCGCATGAGGCGCAAAGAACGCCTGCTGACCCCTGATGATCCTGTCAAGCTCTGGGCCATCCTCTACGAGCCGGCACTACGGTACGTGGTCGGAGACCCCGACCTGATGCGCGGCCAGTACGAGGAGATCACCCGCCTTGCACAGCTCGATAACGTGACCGTGCAGATCCTGCCGCAGAGTGTCCGCGGCTACCTGGCGCTCACCGATTTCACGCTCCTGGACCTCGGCGCAACGCTGCCACCGACAGTCCAGGTAGACAACGCGGGGGCTGGGATGTCCATCACGGACAAACCCCGCGATGTCGGCCGTCACCAGCGCATGTTCGAAGCGCTGTCCCGCTCGGCCCTCCCAGCCGAGTCGACACCGCAGCTCCTGCACCAACTCACCCGAGAGGTCACCGCATGA
- a CDS encoding 2-phosphosulfolactate phosphatase, whose translation MDARFVGIAELSQAPSVAVVIDVMRAFTVAAWAFDQGADKIVLAESLDDALALKALHPDWVTLKDGPPAPGFDMVNSPGLLQSVDVAGRTVVQKTTAGTVGALAAKDASLLLCASFVVAEATAQLLRASQSDVVTFVVTGDEGQTEEDLACAQYIAGRAAGAEVGAEEFLRRAAESRAVADLTEGVRRGYQGVHRDDVALCLEADRFPFAMVARLEDSLMILRSCAVPSPADEAPV comes from the coding sequence ATGGACGCTCGTTTTGTTGGTATAGCCGAGTTGAGTCAGGCTCCATCCGTGGCTGTCGTCATCGACGTCATGCGTGCTTTCACCGTGGCTGCCTGGGCCTTCGACCAGGGGGCAGACAAGATCGTTCTTGCTGAGTCGCTGGACGATGCTCTCGCTCTGAAGGCCCTCCATCCGGACTGGGTGACCCTGAAAGACGGGCCGCCTGCGCCCGGTTTCGACATGGTCAACTCGCCAGGCTTGCTGCAGTCGGTCGACGTCGCCGGACGGACGGTCGTGCAGAAGACGACAGCCGGGACGGTCGGCGCCCTTGCGGCCAAGGACGCGTCGCTGCTGCTCTGCGCCAGCTTCGTGGTGGCAGAGGCAACGGCTCAGCTCCTGCGGGCGAGTCAGAGCGACGTCGTCACGTTCGTGGTCACTGGCGATGAGGGGCAGACTGAGGAAGATCTGGCATGCGCTCAATACATCGCCGGAAGGGCTGCCGGAGCGGAGGTAGGTGCAGAGGAGTTCCTCCGCCGCGCGGCTGAGTCCCGCGCCGTTGCTGATCTGACGGAGGGCGTGCGCCGCGGCTATCAAGGGGTTCACCGCGACGACGTTGCGTTGTGCCTTGAGGCCGACAGGTTCCCCTTTGCCATGGTCGCCAGGCTGGAGGACTCGCTCATGATTCTGCGGTCGTGCGCGGTCCCCTCCCCAGCCGACGAGGCTCCGGTCTGA
- a CDS encoding tyrosine-type recombinase/integrase — protein MQHALLPASQSRRRRRTCSMATRTHPHTVSADTRHTYVTHLVEFDYPERFVQEQVGHRYASTTALYTGVSDEYRNRLLRRALESRPELWEASS, from the coding sequence ATGCAACACGCCCTACTACCAGCGTCGCAAAGTCGGCGTCGGCGACGGACGTGCTCAATGGCCACACGAACTCATCCGCACACGGTCTCTGCGGACACAAGGCACACCTACGTCACGCACCTGGTCGAGTTCGACTATCCGGAGCGGTTCGTGCAGGAGCAGGTCGGTCACCGTTACGCGAGCACGACCGCCCTCTACACGGGGGTCTCGGACGAGTACCGCAACCGGCTCCTGCGTCGCGCGCTGGAGAGCCGTCCGGAGCTGTGGGAGGCGAGTTCGTGA
- a CDS encoding helix-turn-helix domain-containing protein translates to MIRKVGYQWHLRQLMAQREMFATSDLVPKLAERGITLSREQVFRLVTQVPQRLSLDTLAALCDILECQVADLIEVTAEQVAERRRAGEAPLLRAAAPSAPRRAVVRRPDLS, encoded by the coding sequence GTGATCAGGAAAGTGGGATACCAGTGGCATCTACGCCAGTTGATGGCCCAGCGGGAGATGTTCGCGACCTCCGATCTGGTGCCCAAACTCGCCGAGCGCGGCATCACCCTCTCCCGCGAGCAGGTGTTCCGGCTGGTCACGCAGGTGCCGCAGCGGCTGAGCCTGGACACGCTCGCGGCCCTTTGCGACATCTTGGAGTGCCAGGTCGCGGACCTGATCGAGGTGACCGCCGAGCAGGTCGCCGAACGCCGCAGGGCCGGGGAAGCACCGCTGCTGCGAGCCGCAGCACCGTCGGCGCCCCGGCGCGCGGTGGTCCGACGGCCGGACCTCTCATGA
- a CDS encoding DUF5753 domain-containing protein produces MTMASTSRLGAVQQLYLDLARHAKDYRGYHAEVLWGDVQTEAYMRVLFARHAAVEPVSEAEIEEAVQARLVRADLLLEGTRSYRVVIWEPALHVPLGGTEVMRDQLTHLLDRLDTLGLRLGVLPLGTEPVAGLSAGFSIYNGLRVEVDSLAGRQDISDLGHVAKFTRAFEVLAGAALYGDDARRLITGIRDRM; encoded by the coding sequence ATGACGATGGCCAGCACGTCCAGGCTCGGCGCGGTCCAGCAGCTCTATCTGGACCTGGCGCGCCACGCCAAGGACTACCGCGGCTACCACGCCGAGGTGCTGTGGGGTGACGTGCAGACCGAGGCGTACATGCGCGTGCTCTTCGCGCGACACGCGGCCGTTGAGCCGGTCAGCGAGGCGGAGATCGAGGAAGCGGTGCAGGCCCGGCTGGTCCGGGCCGACCTGCTGCTGGAGGGCACCCGCAGCTACCGGGTGGTGATCTGGGAGCCGGCCCTGCACGTGCCGCTCGGTGGGACCGAGGTGATGCGCGATCAACTGACACACCTGCTCGACCGGCTCGACACCCTGGGCCTGCGCCTGGGAGTGCTGCCGTTGGGCACAGAGCCGGTGGCCGGCCTGAGTGCTGGCTTCAGCATCTACAACGGCCTGCGTGTCGAGGTCGACTCGCTTGCCGGTCGCCAGGACATCAGCGACCTGGGCCACGTGGCCAAGTTCACCCGGGCGTTCGAGGTACTGGCCGGCGCCGCCCTCTACGGCGACGACGCCCGGCGGCTGATCACCGGCATCCGCGACCGCATGTGA